The genomic DNA TGTGGATTTCCTCGCAGGGTGTGGCCCTGCACCTTGATCCTGGGCCTGGGGCTTTGGTTCGGGCGCTTTCGAGCCGTCCTCCCCTCAATCCGGAGACCCTCTCGGGGGTTTTGCTCTCCCACCGCCACCTCGACCACGCCAACGACGTGAACATCATCCTTGAAGCCATGACGCAGGGGGCGACAAAGGTTCGAGGTCATCTCTTCCTCCCCAAGGATGCCCTGGAGGAAGAGCCGGTCGTCTTCCGGTACCTTCGGGAACACCTTGAGGGGGTTCACGTACTCACCGAGGGGGGAGAGTACACCCTTGGACCCTGCCGCTTTGCAACACCCCTTCGCCACGTGCATGGGGTGGAAACGTACGGGTTCAAATTCTTCTTCCCCCAGGGTGTGGTCTCTTTCATCACGGACACACAGTTCACCGAGAGACTCTTTTCCGCCTATGAGGGAAGCGATGTCCTTGTCATTCATACTCTCCGCCTTGAGCGAAGCGATCACCCGGATCTTTTGCACCTGAGCGTCCCAGAGGTTGAAATCCTCCTCACCCATCTTCGCCCTCGTCTTGCCATTCTCACCCATTTTGGAATGACTGTCCTTCGGGCAAAGCCCTGGGAAGTGGCCGATCGCCTTGCGGAGCGGTGCGGCCTCCCTGTGGTGGCGGCTTACGACGGGCTCGTTTTGGATCTTGCGACGTTCTCGGTTCAGAAGCGGGAGAGCCCGAAGTAGAATCGCCCAAGGAGTACCGAAAGGTAAGCAAGAATCCCTCCCCCAAGGAGGGTGTTCAAGGCAATTCCCGCAAGGGAGGCAAACCCGAAAACCCAGAAAAGCAGGTACCCCATGACAAGGAGAAAGAGGGCCAAAACGGTAAAGGTGA from Candidatus Caldatribacterium sp. includes the following:
- a CDS encoding MBL fold metallo-hydrolase → MKDFIKFLGTAGARFVVMKQLRASGGVWISSQGVALHLDPGPGALVRALSSRPPLNPETLSGVLLSHRHLDHANDVNIILEAMTQGATKVRGHLFLPKDALEEEPVVFRYLREHLEGVHVLTEGGEYTLGPCRFATPLRHVHGVETYGFKFFFPQGVVSFITDTQFTERLFSAYEGSDVLVIHTLRLERSDHPDLLHLSVPEVEILLTHLRPRLAILTHFGMTVLRAKPWEVADRLAERCGLPVVAAYDGLVLDLATFSVQKRESPK